CTTGAATAAAACGGTTTGCAGAACAGGTTAAAAAAGGAGTGCATTCAACGTGTGTCCTTCTCATGCTGTGTATCCCCGGTCAAGACGTACCCGCGCATAGCGTTACCGTTTTCCGCGGGCCTGAATGCAGACCTGTCCCGCCCTCCCCTCCACGTAGCCGTATTCGACGCCACAGACGGGTATGGGTATGTCAGGGTTTTGTCCGTATTCATCGGCGACATCGATAAGCCTCACGTACGTAAAACCGTGCTCAATGGTTTTCACGATGAATGCTTCAAAAAAGCCTATCCAGCGGCCCCCTTCAATTTCTGCATGGACCGTGAGGACGTTCAAGCCCTCCGTCAAAATGCCTATGTAGTATTCGGCGAGCTCAGTTTCATCCGTTCCCTTGGTCCCGATCACCTCATCGAGTGTGGGCAGGGTTGTGGGTATCTGAAGGCATTTGAACTGCTGAGCCTCCATCTCGGGATAGAATGGTCCCGTTCCCTTTCTCGTGTCGCTCGTATAGGCAAGGCCCCTATCCTGAAAACACCTCAGCGCGTAAGGGTTCACCATCCATCCCGGCGCCGCAAAAGAACGCGCCTTGATGCCGGTCAACTCCCGGTAGACATTGAGTGGCTTCTCTATTTCTTCTTCTGTGCGTCTTTGGCTGAGGTCCTTGATATGGTCGTGCCAGTACACGTGGT
Above is a genomic segment from Syntrophorhabdaceae bacterium containing:
- a CDS encoding polysaccharide deacetylase family protein; translation: MAVQKRIGVAVHVDTYEGMKKGVPRLLALFQRYGIRASFFVPMGKDHTGRTVKRVFTRRDFLKKTGTGRVWAEAVSKKTLMYGLLLPGPEVAKKNKELLKRILTEGHELGIHGHNHVYWHDHIKDLSQRRTEEEIEKPLNVYRELTGIKARSFAAPGWMVNPYALRCFQDRGLAYTSDTRKGTGPFYPEMEAQQFKCLQIPTTLPTLDEVIGTKGTDETELAEYYIGILTEGLNVLTVHAEIEGGRWIGFFEAFIVKTIEHGFTYVRLIDVADEYGQNPDIPIPVCGVEYGYVEGRAGQVCIQARGKR